One genomic window of Gossypium hirsutum isolate 1008001.06 chromosome D11, Gossypium_hirsutum_v2.1, whole genome shotgun sequence includes the following:
- the LOC107912274 gene encoding protein LATE ELONGATED HYPOCOTYL isoform X1 produces the protein MDAYSSGEELLIKTRKPYTITKQRERWTEEEHNRFLEALKLYGRAWQRIEEHIGTKTAVQIRSHAQKFFSKLEKEALTKGIPTGQALDIEIPPPRPKRKPRNPYPRKMSAATSVQMGAKDGKSETPVSSLHCKQAFNLEKEPLPERSSRDEKSSNLKEILDDNCSEVFTLLHEANCSSISSVNKNFIPTSTVLRNSCPLREFVPSVKETINKDTSKPSNLENSCTSYEKPAQVQRKDDMDGAICTDEMQATHNNPQHVAVHVLDGSPGTCAPNPSMDITFQDSIFHPMGDIHGQVNLFANPAASATTAHQNNAPRSTHQAFPTFHTPFMHLHPNQEDYRSFLHVSSTFSSLVVSTLLQNPAAHAAASFAATFWPYANVQNSDDSPACDQEGFPSRQMNSATGMAAIAAATAWWAAHGLLSVCAPLQTGCTCAPASTATVTPMENGEAPAAKMERKMYAGQDPSMQDQRLDPQYAEAMQCQRSASKSPTSSSDREESGEAKANTEVKATAVTEPQEPNKTKNGKQVDRSSCGSNTPSSSDVEIDVLENNKEDKEQKEDSKAADANHPQVECSNRRGRSSTNLSDSWKEVSEGGRLAFQALFSREVLPQSFSPPHDRKNKEKQKGSVGADEQNPDQNNGETSILHFSSEACQSCSDHQGVEKKVLSKAKNIVDESLLTIGLGHEKLKARQTGFKPYKRCSVEAKESRVMNTGSQGEEKDPKRIRLEGEALT, from the exons ATGGACGCATACTCCTCCGGAGAAGAACTTTTAATTAAG ACTAGGAAGCCTTATACTATTACAAAACAACGTGAACGATGGACTGAGGAGGAGCATAATAGGTTCCTGGAGGCCTTGAAGCTCTATGGACGAGCTTGGCAACGCATTGAAG AACACATAGGAACTAAGACTGCTGTCCAGATCAGGAGTCATGCTCAAAAATTCTTCTCTAAG CTGGAGAAGGAAGCACTTACTAAGGGCATTCCAACTGGTCAAGCTCTTGATATAGAAATTCCACCTCCACGTCCTAAAAGAAAACCGAGAAACCCTTACCCTCGGAAAATGAGTGCTGCTACCTCTGTGCAGATGGGAGCAAAGGATGGAAAATCTGAAACTCCAGTATCTTCTTTGCATTGCAAACAGGCTTTCAACTTGGAGAAAGAACCACTCCCAGAG AGATCTAGCAGAGATGAAAAATCTTCAAATCTGAAAGAAATTCTAGATGATAATTGCTCTGAGGTTTTTACCCTTCTCCATGAAGCAAACTGCTCCTCCATATCTTCTGTGAACAAGAATTTTATACCAACATCAACAGTGCTTAGAAATTCTTGCCCTCTTAGGGAGTTTGTACCTTCAGTAAAGGAG ACAATTAATAAAGATACAAGTAAGCCTTCAAACTTGGAGAATTCTTGCACTTCATATGAGAAACCAGCTCAAGTTCAGAGAAAAGATGATATGGACGGTGCTATATGTACAGATGAGATGCAAGCCACTCATAATAATCCTCAACATGTTGCTGTGCATGTCCTAGATGGAAGCCCAGGAACATGTGCTCCAAATCCTTCTATGGATATAACTTTTCAGGATTCTATATTTCACCCTATGGGTGATATTCATGGACAAGTTAACCTGTTTGCAAATCCAGCGGCATCTGCTACCACTGCACATCAGAATAATGCACCAAGATCAACTCATCAGGCGTTTCCAACGTTTCATACTCCCTTTATGCATCTTCATCCCAATCAAGAGGACTACCGATCATTTCTACACGTCTCTTCCACTTTTTCAAGTCTCGTTGTATCTACTTTATTACAGAATCCAGCTGCTCATGCTGCAGCAAGCTTTGCAGCTACATTTTGGCCATATGCAAATGTTCAAAATTCTGATGATTCTCCTGCTTGTGACCAGGAAGGTTTTCCTTCTAGACAAATGAACTCTGCTACAGGTATGGCTGCAATTGCAGCTGCCACTGCTTGGTGGGCTGCGCATGGACTGCTTTCCGTATGTGCTCCTCTGCAGACTGGCTGTACTTGTGCTCCTGCATCCACTGCTACAGTAACTCCTATGGAGAATGGTGAAGCTCCGGCTgcaaagatggaaagaaaaaTGTATGCTGGTCAAGATCCATCCATGCAGGATCAACGGTTGGACCCTCAATATGCTGAAGCTATGCAATGTCAACGATCAGCATCTAAATCACCTACATCATCATCAGACCGTGAAGAGAGTGGTGAGGCAAAAGCAAATACTGAAGTGAAAGCAACTGCAGTAACTGAGCCTCAAGAACCAAATAAAACAAAGAATGGAAAACAAGTTGACCGATCTTCATGTGGTTCCAATACACCTTCTTCTAGCGACGTGGAGATAGATGTATTAGAAAATAACAAGGAAGACAAGGAACAAAAGGAAGATTCGAAGGCAGCTGATGCAAATCATCCACAAGTTGAATGTAGCAATCGCCGTGGCAGAAGCAGTACCAACCTGAGTGATTCTTGGAAGGAGGTATCTGAAGGG GGCCGACTGGCTTTTCAAGCTCTCTTCTCCAGAGAAGTACTACCACAAAGCTTTTCTCCTCCTCATGACAGAAAGAATAAGGAGAAGCAAAAGGGAAGTGTAGGTGCAGATGAGCAAAATCCAGATCAGAATAATGGAGAGACATCAATTTTACACTTCTCCAGCGAGGCATGCCAATCTTGTTCTGACCATCAAGGAGTCGAGAAAAAAGTGTTGTCAAAAGCTAAGAACATTGTGGACGAGAGCTTGCTGACGATTGGGCTAGGACATGAAAAGCTTAAGGCCCGTCAAACAGGATTTAAACCTTACAAAAGGTGTTCTGTGGAGGCCAAGGAAAGCAGAGTGATGAACACAGGCAGTCAAGGTGAAGAGAAAGATCCCAAGAGGATACGCTTGGAAGGGGAAGCACTGACTTGA
- the LOC107912274 gene encoding protein LATE ELONGATED HYPOCOTYL isoform X2 has translation MLKNSSLRSFGAFLLMLISNLEKEALTKGIPTGQALDIEIPPPRPKRKPRNPYPRKMSAATSVQMGAKDGKSETPVSSLHCKQAFNLEKEPLPERSSRDEKSSNLKEILDDNCSEVFTLLHEANCSSISSVNKNFIPTSTVLRNSCPLREFVPSVKETINKDTSKPSNLENSCTSYEKPAQVQRKDDMDGAICTDEMQATHNNPQHVAVHVLDGSPGTCAPNPSMDITFQDSIFHPMGDIHGQVNLFANPAASATTAHQNNAPRSTHQAFPTFHTPFMHLHPNQEDYRSFLHVSSTFSSLVVSTLLQNPAAHAAASFAATFWPYANVQNSDDSPACDQEGFPSRQMNSATGMAAIAAATAWWAAHGLLSVCAPLQTGCTCAPASTATVTPMENGEAPAAKMERKMYAGQDPSMQDQRLDPQYAEAMQCQRSASKSPTSSSDREESGEAKANTEVKATAVTEPQEPNKTKNGKQVDRSSCGSNTPSSSDVEIDVLENNKEDKEQKEDSKAADANHPQVECSNRRGRSSTNLSDSWKEVSEGGRLAFQALFSREVLPQSFSPPHDRKNKEKQKGSVGADEQNPDQNNGETSILHFSSEACQSCSDHQGVEKKVLSKAKNIVDESLLTIGLGHEKLKARQTGFKPYKRCSVEAKESRVMNTGSQGEEKDPKRIRLEGEALT, from the exons ATGCTCAAAAATTCTTCTCTAAGGTCATTTGGTGCCTTCTTGCTTATGCTTATATCCAAT CTGGAGAAGGAAGCACTTACTAAGGGCATTCCAACTGGTCAAGCTCTTGATATAGAAATTCCACCTCCACGTCCTAAAAGAAAACCGAGAAACCCTTACCCTCGGAAAATGAGTGCTGCTACCTCTGTGCAGATGGGAGCAAAGGATGGAAAATCTGAAACTCCAGTATCTTCTTTGCATTGCAAACAGGCTTTCAACTTGGAGAAAGAACCACTCCCAGAG AGATCTAGCAGAGATGAAAAATCTTCAAATCTGAAAGAAATTCTAGATGATAATTGCTCTGAGGTTTTTACCCTTCTCCATGAAGCAAACTGCTCCTCCATATCTTCTGTGAACAAGAATTTTATACCAACATCAACAGTGCTTAGAAATTCTTGCCCTCTTAGGGAGTTTGTACCTTCAGTAAAGGAG ACAATTAATAAAGATACAAGTAAGCCTTCAAACTTGGAGAATTCTTGCACTTCATATGAGAAACCAGCTCAAGTTCAGAGAAAAGATGATATGGACGGTGCTATATGTACAGATGAGATGCAAGCCACTCATAATAATCCTCAACATGTTGCTGTGCATGTCCTAGATGGAAGCCCAGGAACATGTGCTCCAAATCCTTCTATGGATATAACTTTTCAGGATTCTATATTTCACCCTATGGGTGATATTCATGGACAAGTTAACCTGTTTGCAAATCCAGCGGCATCTGCTACCACTGCACATCAGAATAATGCACCAAGATCAACTCATCAGGCGTTTCCAACGTTTCATACTCCCTTTATGCATCTTCATCCCAATCAAGAGGACTACCGATCATTTCTACACGTCTCTTCCACTTTTTCAAGTCTCGTTGTATCTACTTTATTACAGAATCCAGCTGCTCATGCTGCAGCAAGCTTTGCAGCTACATTTTGGCCATATGCAAATGTTCAAAATTCTGATGATTCTCCTGCTTGTGACCAGGAAGGTTTTCCTTCTAGACAAATGAACTCTGCTACAGGTATGGCTGCAATTGCAGCTGCCACTGCTTGGTGGGCTGCGCATGGACTGCTTTCCGTATGTGCTCCTCTGCAGACTGGCTGTACTTGTGCTCCTGCATCCACTGCTACAGTAACTCCTATGGAGAATGGTGAAGCTCCGGCTgcaaagatggaaagaaaaaTGTATGCTGGTCAAGATCCATCCATGCAGGATCAACGGTTGGACCCTCAATATGCTGAAGCTATGCAATGTCAACGATCAGCATCTAAATCACCTACATCATCATCAGACCGTGAAGAGAGTGGTGAGGCAAAAGCAAATACTGAAGTGAAAGCAACTGCAGTAACTGAGCCTCAAGAACCAAATAAAACAAAGAATGGAAAACAAGTTGACCGATCTTCATGTGGTTCCAATACACCTTCTTCTAGCGACGTGGAGATAGATGTATTAGAAAATAACAAGGAAGACAAGGAACAAAAGGAAGATTCGAAGGCAGCTGATGCAAATCATCCACAAGTTGAATGTAGCAATCGCCGTGGCAGAAGCAGTACCAACCTGAGTGATTCTTGGAAGGAGGTATCTGAAGGG GGCCGACTGGCTTTTCAAGCTCTCTTCTCCAGAGAAGTACTACCACAAAGCTTTTCTCCTCCTCATGACAGAAAGAATAAGGAGAAGCAAAAGGGAAGTGTAGGTGCAGATGAGCAAAATCCAGATCAGAATAATGGAGAGACATCAATTTTACACTTCTCCAGCGAGGCATGCCAATCTTGTTCTGACCATCAAGGAGTCGAGAAAAAAGTGTTGTCAAAAGCTAAGAACATTGTGGACGAGAGCTTGCTGACGATTGGGCTAGGACATGAAAAGCTTAAGGCCCGTCAAACAGGATTTAAACCTTACAAAAGGTGTTCTGTGGAGGCCAAGGAAAGCAGAGTGATGAACACAGGCAGTCAAGGTGAAGAGAAAGATCCCAAGAGGATACGCTTGGAAGGGGAAGCACTGACTTGA